Proteins co-encoded in one Spirosoma endbachense genomic window:
- a CDS encoding T9SS type A sorting domain-containing protein: MRRLLYLLFFYCSTYYFLHAQAPLTQWQRCLGGSNSDNAEAIQPTTDGGFIVASETNSNDGDVSGFHGRSDLWITKLDKNGAIQWQKCLGGSREESLGSILTTPDEGFVLLGSTASNDGDVVGLHGGNSDSWVVKLDKNGAIQWQRCLGGLGGEASTSIALTPGGGYILVGTANYNDGDVSGLHGTQVNFDIWVVKLNDKGVMEWQRALGGSNDEFGYSVQATPDKGYIVAGTTSSNDGNVTGAHGSSDAWVVKLDETGAIKWQRTLGGSGIDAAHSVAVTADKGIIVAGYTESKDGDVKGQHGVGEDGWVVKLDSAGNLKWQRALGGSSREILYSVQTVAKTGYIVTGFTASDDGDVKATRHGSFIIPDLWVVKLDTVGAIQWQRCLGGTASDIGQAVATAPDGGFIVAGYTTSKDDEVSGQHGGTDGWVVKLAPELAPCMQIGVTGKTRFCSGSSTTLTAGVSGGVAPYTYQWKQNSVNVGTTSNTLSVTAAGTYTVEVTDSKSCKITSAGIAVTKIDAPPTPTIAASNSALNAGSSVVLQTSVSADFSLQWLVNNNPIAGATQATYTASQGGSYTVRAMNRDSCSATSLPFTLNLITALEEQDFGNDIAITVSPNPSSGSFVIRLTNQRIQPIPVQVLIRDMRGRTIVQKQLKLNKLQEEPLDLSQQATGLYLLSILTETGLTQLKLVKQ; the protein is encoded by the coding sequence ATGCGCCGGTTACTCTACCTGCTATTTTTCTATTGTTCCACTTATTATTTCCTGCACGCGCAGGCTCCCCTTACTCAATGGCAGCGTTGCCTGGGCGGCAGTAACAGCGATAATGCTGAAGCCATTCAGCCTACAACAGATGGGGGCTTTATTGTGGCCAGCGAAACCAACTCCAATGATGGCGATGTGAGTGGTTTTCACGGACGCAGCGATCTGTGGATTACTAAACTGGATAAAAATGGTGCCATCCAATGGCAGAAATGCCTGGGAGGGAGCCGGGAAGAGTCGCTTGGCTCAATCCTGACAACACCCGATGAAGGGTTTGTCCTGCTGGGTAGCACAGCATCGAATGATGGAGATGTCGTCGGCCTGCATGGCGGTAATTCCGACAGCTGGGTCGTAAAATTGGATAAAAATGGCGCGATCCAGTGGCAACGCTGTTTGGGCGGTTTAGGTGGGGAAGCGTCTACATCAATCGCGCTTACACCGGGTGGTGGCTACATCCTGGTGGGCACTGCGAATTACAACGATGGCGACGTCAGTGGCTTACACGGCACTCAGGTTAATTTTGATATCTGGGTTGTCAAACTGAATGATAAAGGGGTAATGGAGTGGCAACGAGCCTTGGGAGGAAGCAATGACGAATTCGGCTATTCAGTTCAGGCAACTCCCGATAAAGGATATATCGTAGCTGGCACTACCTCATCCAATGATGGAAATGTAACTGGTGCACACGGCTCGTCAGACGCCTGGGTTGTTAAATTGGATGAAACAGGTGCCATTAAATGGCAACGGACACTCGGTGGCAGCGGCATTGACGCTGCTCACTCGGTAGCTGTAACCGCTGACAAGGGGATTATTGTGGCAGGCTATACAGAGTCAAAAGATGGGGATGTCAAAGGTCAGCATGGCGTAGGGGAGGACGGCTGGGTCGTTAAGTTAGATTCAGCGGGCAATCTTAAATGGCAACGGGCACTCGGTGGCAGCAGCCGTGAAATATTGTATTCCGTGCAGACGGTAGCCAAGACGGGCTATATCGTTACAGGATTTACGGCCTCGGACGATGGCGATGTCAAAGCAACCCGGCATGGCAGCTTTATCATACCGGATCTATGGGTTGTCAAGCTCGATACAGTAGGGGCCATTCAGTGGCAGCGCTGTTTAGGCGGGACGGCCAGCGATATCGGGCAAGCCGTAGCAACGGCGCCGGACGGTGGCTTTATTGTAGCAGGTTATACCACCTCGAAGGATGATGAGGTGAGTGGACAGCACGGCGGGACCGATGGCTGGGTCGTTAAACTCGCCCCAGAGTTAGCACCCTGTATGCAAATCGGCGTTACCGGGAAAACCAGGTTTTGTTCGGGATCCAGCACGACCCTAACGGCTGGTGTGTCGGGAGGAGTAGCCCCTTATACCTATCAATGGAAACAAAACTCCGTAAATGTTGGCACAACCAGCAATACGTTAAGTGTAACGGCAGCAGGGACATACACCGTTGAGGTGACCGATAGCAAAAGCTGCAAAATTACCTCCGCTGGTATTGCTGTCACAAAAATTGATGCTCCCCCGACGCCTACCATTGCGGCCAGTAATTCTGCCCTTAATGCGGGCAGTTCTGTCGTCTTACAAACATCGGTTTCCGCTGATTTTTCCCTGCAATGGTTAGTGAATAATAACCCAATTGCCGGTGCTACACAAGCAACCTATACAGCTTCACAGGGCGGTAGTTATACCGTTCGGGCCATGAATCGTGATAGTTGTTCGGCAACGTCCTTACCCTTTACATTAAATTTGATTACTGCCCTGGAAGAGCAGGATTTTGGAAACGATATCGCGATAACGGTTTCTCCTAATCCAAGCTCCGGCTCATTTGTCATCCGATT